The DNA region ATTTTATAATATTCTTGCCATTGCTTTTCAAAGGGAAGACTCATTTATGGAGGACGAAATCtgccaaaatacaaaataaataaataaatgacctgataaataaacacataataaataaatacataaataaatacatagatatatttaaaaataaataaaaaaataaataaagaaataaataattagaaagtaaaagcaacaaaaaaataataatttaaacatttatttgaaaataattaataaaatgagtacataaataaataaaagggaaaattaaatggAAGGGTAAATAGATAAggaaatgaatacaaagataaataaataaagaagcaaattaaaacaaaaaacataaatttatgtcacattttatcaattcattaatggctacatttatttttaatattatatttgctacatttaatgacatatttatttattcatcaagtCGTTTAGTTATTGAttgattgcttttttttattttggcaggttccgtcctccatactcaTTTGCTCTTGTGTTGCTATTCATTAACTaatttaaagaaattacagacaccatggccattttcatttcctctgtAATGTCTTAGAATAACAGTGACATCAAAAGAGGTATTTTCAAAAAATATCAGAGCATGTAAGTGGGTGTAACTGTTTAATCCTGTTCTTGATGGTGACAATGACTCTAAGCTATACATGCTGCTGATTATCAAAAtggactgctttttttttttttttttttaacggcaGCTGCAAGCTTCACCCTGCCTCCATCTGTGTTACCCTTTGATTTTACCGTGCAAACTCTGGCTCCAAAAGCACACGTCAGCGCCCAGAAATCCCAGCTTCAAACAGACAGTAAGTCAACAGGTGATATCATTGTCACATTATTTCCTGCAGTCCATGGGCAGCGCTAATGTGGCTTTGTCAGAGTAATAACAACCCCggtaaatgaatgaattcaatTACCGCGCTACAGATTTTGAGCCCCACAATGGTGATGCCGCTGGGCTTTATGAATATGGCACACAGTGTACTTCCATTTTGGTGAGTGCTTTAATGCTGTTGGACATCAGAGGCGTATAagagcacaaaaacataatacacTTCTGCAAGGTTCCTCCAGCTCCATAAATCACCATCGTCCTTCCCCTGAGCAAACATTTAGAAACAGCCTCTGAACTGCCAGCCTCACCCACACTACCTACAGTAGGATCGGGAATTCTTCACGGAGCAAAGTAAAATGGAAATTCACAATGACATTCAGGCTAATCCACACCCACCATACCTCGTTCTACTCCGGCTGTCTAAGAAAAGCCTGGTACACTAAATTTGCTGAAGTGAGAGGAGGCAggatgaaaaaatgtaataccTCGGGTTCGGTCCTTATCGGCGCATTGTGTACAACCAGTCACATACTGTAACCGCTGCAGTTAAATGTGCGAGGTAAGGTCTAGCACAAACAGTGAATTTAGCACACACTGTAGTCTGTTTACAAATAGGGGCGTTAATTACAACTATGCTCAAAAACTTGAGGGGTTCAGCTTTCTCCAGTTTAGCTCCTGATTTATTAAGACCACTTATGCAAATCGAGTCAATTGCAATTTTCCAATTAGAATACCTGAGGCGCAACCATAGTCCCACATGCCGCAGCGGAGCTCTCAAAACAACAGACGACGCAGATGACGGAGGAAACTGCAGCTGTGCCAGAGGCCAGGAGAGCAGGGGCTGCCAGAAGTTTTAGAGGCGGTGACGGCTCGATCCAAGATCTCAGCTTTGCTTTTGTTTAGTTCATCAAGCTGTGATAATGTAATGTGTCTTGGCAATCTATTAGTTATTTTAATCTCATCGTCTGACATTTGAAATAAACACACTCTGTATAATTATGCACATTTTCGTTTAGTAAATCCACGGGGGTGATCCAATTCACCAATCTCCATTTTTCACCCTGCCACTGTCACTCAACAAAATGCATGTTATTTGGCCTAAATCTGCTAAAAGCTTCGTGCCAGCTATCTGACTCATTTACACACCAGCGGGTCAGCAGATCAGAATCATTTTCTCAAGCATCCACCTGCACCAAAACCCCCTCACTCATTCAGCAAATACAGAGGCAAcatccctccccttccggtgaaccatcatgggaccttatttGGAAAAtctgaattgcaccatgaatcacacatgcgatgtttgtcaatttcaaagataattttgcaagacAAGAAAGTATCAGACTGAAAATGCCTACTTATAAAgtctacacacccaaaagtcttGTAATCGGTGTCTCTGATGCCTGTGTGATTCGTAccgggatgtactcacaccagcaacgggtcttgCTCGTTCTTTCCATAGgctgtaagaagtggacgtatagtcaccgtgacgtcgcccattggtttgtggactgccattttgaagcctcgggttcgtcattttggcagtcgtcatcttggttttttgcaaccagaagtgacacgagagggtggagctaagtacaaccgaacgctgaatcaGACATTTCTatgcaaccaaaaaggttataattaactttcatgaactgaaaacacactgtgaaagggttaaagttgtaagatgaaaacacggacaactcccagaccggacaacgccgtggtaatgacctgtcaatcacaaggtagccacgccctaaagcatacactgctttatggtctatttgactctaaatgggaccataatgtactaaatgatcatcatgctgtattgaaggagACCTGAAACTATCGATTgagacaataaactcatgtttataatgtttactgaggtaataaatcaagtagaagtagggtcattttctcatagacttctataaaatcagacttctttttttgcaaccagaggagtcgccccctgctggctattagaaataatgcaggtttaaggcacttctgcattggcttcacttttcagaccggaagttgcccactgattctttcacttcttggctgataaaaagaccaggagtcgctggataaaacacatcaggtaagataacgtttcatttgtgcgtggtcatagttaagttagctagctagctagtgttggtgacgtacattgtgcgagacgagagatgtaagACAGATGTTTAAAattaaatgatactacgacaaactgtgactttcttgacttgcaaaattatcttttacattgacaaacatcatatgtgtgattcatggtgcaattcaaatgggatcaaaaaattatttatttgtctctcgccgttgactaccgtacatattttttctgaaataaggtcccatggagGACGCCGAAATGGGaaggacttcgcctctctatacaGACAGTGGTAGATTTGCACCAACCTGCACCAGTCCGGTGAGGTGCTCCAGTACGCCCACCATAGGAAGCTGCAGAAGGTGGTTATTTCGTAGATTGAGTCGAGCCAGATTAACTCCAGAAAACACCCCGAGGGGGAGGCTCCGCAGCAGGTTGGCGTTGAGGAACAACAGCTGGAGGGACGGCATGGAGTCGAAGGTCCCGGGATCGACCTCATGGATCTCGTTGTACTCAAAATAAAGGTACCTAAAGAGAGAAGGGGACGTGTTACAGCGTCTCTGTATACATGGAAAGAAACTGTGGAAATAGGAGGATAAACAGGGTGTGGTTATGTTAAAGGAAACAGTACTTAGTGATATCTGACTGTaatgaaaaataactttgtaTAAATAAGTACTAATTTTCGCATGTTCAAATCGATTTATTTTGAAGTATAATTTGCCTCTCCTGCGCCCCAGCAGGATAATAACATAACTGAATATTTATGTAAAGAAGTCATAACagaattttaatttaatctgCACTTTTCACAGCTGATTAGCTGATCAGTGTCAAATGATATTGTGCCATTTTGCGCTGATGACTTGTTCCACTTGCCTAGACATGCCCGATCATGATGTCAAATTTAAGACACTTTGaatttttaagttgttttttttttcaataatagaAATCAGTGTGAATTTAGGGAAGTATGACTGCAGACTTTTCCTTGCATGCTAGTGATCCAATATACTTCCATTGATGTAATAAGTAATAGATCTGGTTTAAATTACTTATCGCTCACTTGCCCCAGAGTCACTAACAAAGGCTAACGAGAGGTTAAGAGGAAGACGTTTTGAATGTCCTGAGAGGAtctttattattgattaatagtCAAATTAATGGGTCTGTAGATGTTCTGAATCTTATCTTGAAATATAGAGACAGTGGTGCTGAAAGGCTTAATGATGTTTTGAATACGTATCACAAACCTTCTTTCTATAGCAGAGAATGAAAGTTGACCTTAATCAAACACTGCAGCTccctgaataaatacatttactgacTGTAGATATTTGCTGCATTCATTATTTGCAGAGGAATTATTTTTGTTAGCTTAATCTGACAatgatacatactgtatgcatcaTTCTGATGAGTGTTTTTATAATAAGCCTTTTCCGCAAAAAGCAAATGACACCATCCAGGCTCCTTATTAACACCTCTGTAtgcaaatattttgaaaaaaactcCATTAATTTTCACATTGTCACTCATACCAGACTCACACTTCAACTGAAGCATGCCATCAGGCAGCGTGACTAACAAATGACACTCCTGGAAGAGAATGGGCACCTTTTCATTTCAATCAAATTCCGGCATAATGGTAATCAAAATGTTCTGCTCAGCGCTATGCCGGTATTACAGTGAAATTAATTTCCGCATACTTTTAAACAAATGCCTAAATACCTAAGCTGACGTGTGGTTTTATAAATTTGTTTGAAGTGCAGTGTGCTTGAAAAACGCTGCGAGTgatccaaaaagaaaaaaaaagtcctaccAGAGATTCTGCAGCCCCAGGAACATGTGGGGGCTGAGCCTCTCCAGGTTGTTCCCGTTCAGGTAGAGGCTCCTCAGGCTCGAGAGGCTGGAGAAGGCCCCCTCCTGGAGGTACGAGATGCGGTTGTTCCCAAGGTGAAGAAGGTCGAGGCTGGAGAAGTTCCAGAAGTCTGCGCGGTAGATCCTCTGGATTAAGTTCCCGCTCAGATACAGCTTGCGTCCGTTGAGAGGCCGCGGCGTTAGCTGGGACACGTTGAGGAAGCCGTTCTCCTTGCAGTTGACGGTCAGGCCCAGGTCTATGATGTGCAGGTTGCAAGTGCAGGCCAGGGGGCAAATGATGGGGATGGGGGGTCGCGTTTGGAAGCCAGCAACTGGGGGATTCTGGTTGGGAATCAGACTGCGAGGTGTGGGGGATGTTCTGGATGGTCGAGGCCTTTTCGTAGGCCTCGGGGGCTTGTCTTTACGCTCCGCTGAGGAAGAGGACGACGACGTGGAAGAGGGGTGAGTGTTCTGGCGGGAGCCGTGAACCATGGAAGAGGGTTTAGTCGGCCTTACTCGCCCGGGGTGGGAGTTGGGTCTAGAGTTCGGGGGCAAATGTTGGGGCGACGATCCCGCCAACGGACCGCCACTTTCTGCTTGCAGCTCTTTATCCGGGAGGTCGGCACACAGCTCCTTGCGTGAAATCTCCCTCAGGTCCTTGCCGTGAAGGTGGAAGGGATACTCGCAGGTAACGTCCCCGACTACAGCCGTGTAGGGGATCTGACCAAACCACTGCTGTAGCTGCACTGCCTCGCAGCCACAGTTCCAGGGATTCTCCTCCAGCTGTAGCTCCATTAGGGAGCGACCAACGTACTCCAGGGTCCCAGCATATGCCAGGCTCTTCAGACGGTTTCCCCGCAGGTCCAGATGAGTCAGAGACACAGATCtggagcagcaggaagaggaggagggggggatagTTAGCTAGGTTAGATGAAAGGACAATGTGATAGTAAGTGAAAATAAAGGTTCACACATTCCACCGCTGATTAAATCGGCTTTTTTATCTGATGATTAATCCGTCTTTTATGATTTGAAATAGtatgcacacagaaacactaaTTCCACGCCAGTACAGACTGGCTAATTGTGTCTGACACTGATATTTCTACAGAGCCGCCTTGGTGTAATTTAAAAGCTTTGCAAGGGAAATAATCAGAATATCTAACCTGAACAGATGAGCAGGCAAGACGGGGATCAGGTTGTCGTTGAGGATGAGAACCCGGAGCTTGTAGAGGAACCTCAGGACGCCGCTGTCGATTCGTTTGATCACGTTGTAGTCGGCCTGCAGgtgaaaagagaaaatgtgatgaacaTAATTGCTGCAATTGAAAAAATAGACTGAATGCAGCAGGAGAGCATCTGAAAATTGCACCCAAGCCACCTGCTAGCCACTGACTATTTCTGTCACAATCACATCTATCTATTGCAATCTTGGACGAATTAGTCAATAATTCCGTCAATCATGGGTACTCAACATCTTCTCAAGCGTACCTGGAGGTATTCCAGAGCCTCTAAACCAGCGAAGGTGTCATTCCTGAAGACCTCCAGCTTGTTCTCGTGGAGGTACAGGCGCCTCAGTTTGGCCAACCCGTTGAAAGCTCCCACTCTGATGTCCTGGAGCGCATTGTTGCCAAGGTTTATCGACACTGCGTTGCCAAGGTGCTGAAACCCGTTGCTATAGAGACGCCTCAGAGAGTTCCTCTGGAGGTTGAGTTTGAAAGGGCGGACCCACGACTGTGACACCTGAATGATTAATTAGAGGTCTGATTAGTTATCTTATTAATTACATGAATTTAAACAGCTAGAAACACCCCATAAGCCACATTAGAGGCAGGATATTAGACTTGGAGATATGTTAATGAGATAAAATGTTCCACGTGCACGGGCAGATTAATGAGcaaggggtggggggggggggtgatacCTGGCTGACATTGGTGAAGCTCCGCCTATCGCAGTGCACGTGCAGCACGCCTTCTTTGACCTCGCACGTGCACGGCTCGAAGCAGGGCTCGTCCACTTCCTCCTCGGAGTTGTCCACCAGAggggtgtgtgtggaggtgggggtgggggtgggggtgtgcGACGCCCgggaaagacacacacaccccagGGCCACCGTCAAAGTGACCCACTGCATCCTCCTGCTTCTCAGCTCAGCAGCCTGGGGCTACAGCCCGGCATCGAACCCTCACCGCACTGATGAGCGGCACAGTACATGCatacattcaaacacacacacacacacacacacacacacacacacacacacataaaggatTAAAAGAGGGCAAACAGCCAGGGAGGCAGCAGCAAGAGTCAGTTCAGGATGAATCAGATTGATGATACATCACAAgcatacactgtaaacaattgctgttaagttacagcaggatttcaacagtattaacctgttattgctaaaaacagtgctttactgttaatacaaaagaaaacctgttaaattataggccgttttttaactgaactataatgcattcttaaaaaacagcactttactgctgatcaactgtctaaagtatcatcagtaacagtttcatgcagtatttttttaattctgggacctgatctgctgtGAGGCTTGCACATtgtcagtgaattagctctgttcttcactcacatgttgttatggtttgcattctgtgcttgtagccagctagagacagacattttgggaaaagtgtcaacaagtctattatagcctttttcctaacaagtccctttaattgtatttagtgtgactattcctatgtctgtaacctgctaagtctattcatctaggcaaaaagtaatgtttattaaaatgtttgtaacaaatacaacctaaatagtgcattaaaacaaatcagtaagataatgtaaaacaaaggtgaaaaacagctatataatgtatctttaaacagtaaattaactgtaacatactgtgaaattaataattaataattaatactgtatttttcattaagagtaaaaagctgtaaatttcagcgacagtataataatgttaattttacagtaacataaaggcaaccctgctgccggttctttactgttattttactgggaaattcttaacagtgcaggGAGGCAGCAGCAAAAGTCAATTCAGGATGAATCAGATTGATGATACATCACAAGCATACTAAAGCGGtcagaaaataaaagttaaatcaCACAGACTGGAGCGCCACGGGGAAAGAATTACATTACATGGAAATAATGATGTATAGGCCAACTGGAGGACACAGTATGCAATGATATGAGCACAACCATGGTAAACATATGTGAGATGCATTCAGGGAAACCAGGGTTTTAGATTTACAAGGTTAACAAAAGCAGGGGgggtattgatttaaaaataaccCCGCTGAACAGTCTCTCAGCTGCTACGACACTGCTTttgaattaaaaattaaaatactgacattgaaaatgcaaaacaaaggCAAGCACGTGGGCTCGTTCACCTGTGaatcacattttatcattttCAGAGTGGCTTTTTGGacaagtggtggtggtggtggtggtggtggtggtggggggtagaataaaaaaaagcttgtgATGAATATATTCATCTGTACTCTCAAATGCCCGGCGAAGCTGAAATGTCACGCATGTGTTGTCTTAATGTATGCAATATGAATATGGGCGAATGCAAATCAGATTCATAATGCTTCTGTCTAATGAACTGCTCCATTTAATAAGACGAACGGCAATCAGAGAACAGAAGGAGGAGGCACGAAAAACCCCTTATTATCAATCAACAGGAATACGTTGGGTTATCAACAGCCATCGAGTCCCGTCATGATCATTATTGTGGTAATGACGGTGGAGTGAAAGCGTCGCTGCCAATCCAAACTCTTCAAAATTTACAAAAGGGCTGATGTGAAGGCGGAGCGGTGACAGGCGGGGACGTGaactgatggtgatggtgatagtgatgaggaggaggatggcaCAACAACCGAATGAGAGTTGCAGCAGTccttgaaacaaacaaaaaacaaaaaaacaaaaatgggagTCTTGCATGGGGACACTTCCTCTCAAGTCTTAATGAGATCTAAATTGGATGGAGCATCTCGGTCTGCTCATACGGTGTTGAACACTGCCATGCGAAAATGCAATAATGATCATCATGGTATGGTAGCTGTAATCATACAGCAATAATCTGGCATCAGCGAGTTAGACAAGGAGGCAGCAGTGAAAACATCACCGCCTGGGAGAGGAAGAGCAATCACAGAGATGATTATGACGGGGGAAAGAGGTGGAAatgagaagaggaggatgatgaggaggaggcaaAAAATGGGAACAAGGTGAGAGAATGGAGTAAAGGAGAGATAAAGGGAGAGTAATGGAGATGCAAAGGGAAGAGGgtgaggtgagagagagagagagagagagagagagaggagtgggaTTGCATAAGCAGAAAGAAGTCAGTCAAGGCTGCCACTCAGGATGAGAGCTCACAGTGAAACAGCTGAAATCTGATATTGATTACATCAAAGCCCTCCTCTCGGCCTGCACACAATGTACGCCTGCCTTTCCTCCGAGAAACAGAGCCAAGTTacatgtgagtgagtgtgtggaaAACAATGTGAGAAAGGTCAAACCatatcccaaaaaaaaaaaaaaaaaaaaaaaaaaaagtgtgcttTCACAGCCTGCCAAGTAGCAAGAAACAGGTAGACACGTGTGGATGAGTGTGTGCTttcataacaaaaaacagttctgCAACAAGAAGAACATGAGGAGAAGTATGTTGTAACATGAGGACAAAAGTGTTGCAGGACAATCCAGGCCTATAGCTCAATAGTGTTTGACAAATTGGATACAGAACACAAGCCATTCACAGTCCCAGTAGGTCTTTGGGATTCGTCAAAGAAAATGCATTGTTTATAGCAAACCCCCCTATATGGAGGAGATCAATAGTGAGTCCAGATAGACCACTGGGATCCCTCCTGTTAGATTCTGCTCTGGTGGATCTCTGCTTTTAATGAGAAGACCTCTTTCTTCAATCAGCCTCAGTCAGCATAGCTCTGCATCATTACAGCAACGAGGAAAAAaaggacctgtgtgtgtgtggagtggtGACAGCACAGCAGGATTTTTAAAAGTCATCTGAAAACAGGCCTGACACAGGTGTGGcttgtctgtctttttcttgacttcccctcctctctctctctctctctctctctctttctctctctctcctctctagaCCTGCACACACTGACGCAAGAGAAACCAGAGATGACGGTCACTGCTTATCCCTCACCATATTATTCATGTCACATAATTCCAGTGTctacctctctgtcctctctgtccatcaGAACCTCAgcacttgcttttttttttttttttttttggggtacATGGATGGGCCCCTGCACTATAACAGGCATCACACATCAAATGTATATGGAAGGGGCTATACCAGCCTGAGTATAGCCCCTATAAAGAAAATAACCACATTCTATAATAGTTAGCAGAATTAA from Sebastes umbrosus isolate fSebUmb1 chromosome 16, fSebUmb1.pri, whole genome shotgun sequence includes:
- the LOC119474861 gene encoding SLIT and NTRK-like protein 3, whose translation is MQWVTLTVALGCVCLSRASHTPTPTPTSTHTPLVDNSEEEVDEPCFEPCTCEVKEGVLHVHCDRRSFTNVSQVSQSWVRPFKLNLQRNSLRRLYSNGFQHLGNAVSINLGNNALQDIRVGAFNGLAKLRRLYLHENKLEVFRNDTFAGLEALEYLQADYNVIKRIDSGVLRFLYKLRVLILNDNLIPVLPAHLFRSVSLTHLDLRGNRLKSLAYAGTLEYVGRSLMELQLEENPWNCGCEAVQLQQWFGQIPYTAVVGDVTCEYPFHLHGKDLREISRKELCADLPDKELQAESGGPLAGSSPQHLPPNSRPNSHPGRVRPTKPSSMVHGSRQNTHPSSTSSSSSSAERKDKPPRPTKRPRPSRTSPTPRSLIPNQNPPVAGFQTRPPIPIICPLACTCNLHIIDLGLTVNCKENGFLNVSQLTPRPLNGRKLYLSGNLIQRIYRADFWNFSSLDLLHLGNNRISYLQEGAFSSLSSLRSLYLNGNNLERLSPHMFLGLQNLWYLYFEYNEIHEVDPGTFDSMPSLQLLFLNANLLRSLPLGVFSGVNLARLNLRNNHLLQLPMVGVLEHLTGLVQVDLQQNPWECNCEAAPLKRWLEGLSAVVVVGEVVCHSPEKTKGVDLRSLSMELLCPELESHEDQEQEEQTATSTAADSGVSVGYPGPGLGPLIPPGKDSIPLSVLVLSLLVLFVSAFFAAAALIAYALRRRDKLPFRRQGEVDLAGIQMECGIFTEQAHHHHHHHHHHGLPETPPLPSAEHNHVYDTISPPQAASKGPNAAATPHMCSNPIYKEEPDAAVKQRPQQQQQQQQQQQQQQQQQQQQQTFAASKESEGGYCSAAEKERDWTRDVSSSPINTVAGAMGPLPGLHGNGILCPTVIDSQGPTPKVELVDCLFRLPTPEFRDLPDRYARPPPRYPHPQDSKQDARPEQTLVVTTGSSTAGSGNSSQSEQGAGEQRARLRTTPDYMEVLDRSYQF